A part of Paenibacillus donghaensis genomic DNA contains:
- the era gene encoding GTPase Era — protein MKFKSGFVAIIGRPNVGKSTLMNQVIGQKIAIMSDKPQTTRNKIHGVYTTNDSQIVFLDTPGIHKRQSKLGDYMNQTALSTLGEVEAVLFLVDAAEGMGGGDRYIAEQLNGLKTPVILVLNKIDRIEPEALLPLMAEYRKLHDFAEIVPISAKVGSNVDTLLAQVAKFLPEGPQYYPADQITDHPEQFVCAELIREKILHMTREEVPHSIAVAIEDMRVESNGVVHVSAVIFVERDSQKGIIIGKQGALLKEVGKRARTDIENLLGSKIFLELWVKVKKDWRNQDRVLRDLGFHKDL, from the coding sequence ATGAAATTCAAATCAGGTTTCGTCGCCATTATCGGCAGACCCAACGTAGGCAAATCGACGCTGATGAACCAGGTGATTGGCCAAAAGATCGCCATCATGTCAGACAAGCCACAGACCACAAGAAACAAAATTCATGGAGTGTACACTACCAATGACTCACAAATTGTGTTCCTGGACACGCCGGGTATTCATAAAAGACAGTCCAAGCTGGGCGATTATATGAATCAAACGGCGCTGAGCACGCTTGGCGAAGTGGAGGCGGTCCTGTTCCTCGTGGACGCTGCCGAAGGTATGGGCGGAGGCGACCGTTACATCGCCGAGCAACTGAACGGCTTGAAGACCCCGGTCATTCTGGTGCTTAACAAAATCGACCGCATCGAGCCGGAAGCCCTGTTGCCGCTGATGGCGGAGTACCGCAAGCTGCATGATTTTGCCGAGATCGTACCGATTTCCGCCAAGGTAGGCAGCAATGTGGACACGCTGCTTGCGCAGGTTGCCAAATTTTTGCCGGAAGGTCCGCAATATTATCCGGCGGATCAGATTACAGACCATCCGGAGCAGTTTGTCTGCGCCGAGCTCATCCGCGAGAAGATTCTGCATATGACCCGCGAAGAGGTGCCGCACTCCATTGCCGTTGCGATTGAAGACATGCGCGTGGAGTCTAATGGCGTGGTGCATGTGTCCGCTGTGATTTTTGTAGAGCGTGATTCCCAGAAAGGGATCATTATCGGCAAGCAGGGGGCGCTGCTGAAGGAAGTGGGCAAGCGGGCGCGTACAGATATCGAGAACCTGCTGGGCTCGAAGATTTTTCTGGAGCTTTGGGTAAAAGTGAAAAAAGACTGGCGCAACCAGGACCGCGTACTGCGGGATTTAGGCTTCCACAAGGACCTTTAA
- the glyQ gene encoding glycine--tRNA ligase subunit alpha has translation MNFQQMILTLQQFWAAQNCIIVQPYDTEKGAGTMNPMTFLRSLGPEPWKVAYVEPSRRPSDGRYGENPNRLYQHHQFQVIIKPSPDNIQEIYLDSLKALGVNPLLHDIRFVEDNWENPSLGCAGLGWEVWLDGMEITQFTYFQQVGGIEASPVAVEITYGMERLASYIQEKENVFDLEWVNGITYGDVFHQPEVEHSTYTFEVSDVQMLFTLFGTYEEEARKAMEKHLVFPAYDYVLKCSHTFNLLDARGAISVTERTGFITRVRNLARTVAATYLEEREKLGFPLLKKEGAERE, from the coding sequence ATGAATTTTCAGCAGATGATCTTGACGCTGCAGCAGTTCTGGGCTGCCCAGAATTGTATTATCGTTCAGCCGTATGACACGGAGAAGGGTGCCGGAACCATGAACCCGATGACGTTCCTGCGTTCGCTGGGGCCAGAGCCGTGGAAGGTTGCTTACGTGGAGCCTTCCCGCCGTCCTTCCGACGGCCGGTATGGCGAGAACCCGAACCGCCTGTACCAGCATCACCAGTTTCAGGTAATCATCAAGCCGTCGCCGGACAATATCCAGGAAATTTACCTGGATAGCCTGAAGGCGCTGGGCGTGAACCCGCTGCTGCATGATATCCGGTTCGTAGAGGATAACTGGGAGAATCCTTCGCTGGGCTGTGCAGGTCTGGGCTGGGAAGTCTGGCTGGACGGGATGGAGATTACGCAGTTTACCTATTTCCAGCAGGTTGGCGGCATCGAAGCCAGTCCGGTTGCGGTTGAGATTACCTACGGTATGGAACGGCTGGCCTCCTACATTCAGGAGAAGGAGAATGTGTTCGACCTGGAGTGGGTAAATGGCATTACCTATGGTGATGTGTTCCATCAGCCGGAGGTGGAGCATTCCACCTATACCTTCGAAGTTTCGGATGTCCAGATGCTGTTCACGCTGTTCGGCACTTATGAAGAAGAAGCTCGCAAAGCAATGGAGAAACACCTTGTATTCCCTGCTTATGATTATGTGCTGAAATGCTCGCATACCTTCAACCTGCTGGATGCGCGCGGCGCCATCAGCGTGACCGAACGGACCGGGTTCATCACCAGGGTGCGCAACCTGGCCCGCACGGTGGCGGCCACATATCTGGAGGAACGCGAGAAGCTGGGCTTCCCGCTGCTGAAGAAAGAAGGTGCTGAGCGTGAGTAG
- the recO gene encoding DNA repair protein RecO, translated as MLHRVEGIVIRSMDYGEGNAIITLCTENAGKVGVLVRGAKKVKSRHAALIQLFTVGDFVFFRNNGGLGTLNAGEITKSHHPLREDLIKAAYASYACELLDRVLHDDETGSFWFRQLSACLDAIEEGKEPGVIINVYEMKVLQAAGYGPQLDECVVCGLEKPDDQLRVSARLGGVLCRSCRHNDPPALEISARALKLLRLFARMDLTRLGNVDVKASSQVELKQTMRALMDEQLGLKLKSQNFLDQLDKYNI; from the coding sequence ATGCTACACAGGGTGGAAGGGATCGTCATCCGCAGCATGGACTACGGCGAGGGGAACGCGATCATTACGCTTTGCACCGAAAACGCCGGCAAGGTAGGGGTTCTGGTGCGGGGTGCCAAAAAAGTGAAAAGCCGCCATGCTGCCCTGATCCAGCTGTTCACCGTCGGAGATTTTGTATTTTTCAGAAATAACGGAGGGCTGGGCACGCTGAATGCCGGCGAGATTACGAAGTCCCACCATCCGCTGCGTGAAGATTTAATCAAGGCGGCTTACGCTTCCTATGCCTGCGAGCTGCTTGACCGCGTGCTGCATGACGACGAAACTGGGAGCTTCTGGTTCCGCCAGCTGTCAGCCTGTCTGGACGCGATCGAGGAAGGGAAGGAACCCGGCGTCATTATTAATGTCTATGAGATGAAGGTTCTGCAGGCGGCCGGTTACGGTCCGCAGCTGGATGAATGTGTCGTATGCGGCCTGGAGAAGCCTGATGATCAGCTGCGCGTAAGCGCGCGTCTGGGAGGTGTGCTGTGCCGCAGCTGTAGACACAACGATCCTCCGGCATTGGAGATTTCCGCCCGTGCGCTCAAGCTGCTGCGCCTGTTCGCCAGAATGGATCTGACCCGGCTGGGCAACGTGGATGTGAAGGCGAGCAGCCAAGTAGAGCTGAAGCAGACGATGCGCGCGCTGATGGATGAGCAGCTGGGGCTGAAGCTGAAATCGCAGAATTTCCTTGATCAGCTGGATAAATACAATATTTGA
- a CDS encoding YaiI/YqxD family protein: MRIIVKSKGLTIVVDGDACPVKKEIAAVARKFGIPVLLVSSYDHALQAEEGVSVVQVERGADSADLYIANHVSAGDLVITQDYGLAALALGKRCSVLSFRGLEYDNSNMDLMLEGRHARAVERRRGKYSKGPKPITAEEKIFFQHKLTKVLALLQENVER; encoded by the coding sequence GTGAGGATTATTGTTAAATCCAAAGGGTTAACCATTGTAGTCGATGGGGATGCTTGTCCGGTCAAAAAAGAGATTGCTGCCGTTGCCCGCAAGTTCGGCATTCCGGTGCTGCTGGTTTCTTCGTATGACCATGCCCTGCAAGCAGAAGAAGGAGTAAGTGTGGTGCAGGTGGAGCGCGGTGCGGACAGTGCCGATCTCTACATTGCCAATCATGTCTCCGCAGGCGATCTGGTGATTACCCAGGATTACGGCCTGGCTGCCCTGGCGCTTGGCAAACGCTGCAGCGTGCTCTCCTTCCGCGGTCTGGAATATGATAATTCCAACATGGATCTCATGCTGGAGGGCAGACATGCGAGGGCGGTTGAACGCAGACGCGGGAAGTATTCCAAGGGACCCAAGCCGATCACTGCAGAGGAGAAAATATTTTTTCAACATAAACTGACAAAAGTTTTAGCACTTTTGCAGGAGAATGTAGAGCGTTAG
- the glyS gene encoding glycine--tRNA ligase subunit beta yields the protein MSRDILFEIGLEEIPARFIRAAMEQLQERTVKWLDGARIAHEEVTAYATPRRLAVYVKAAAEKQEDVSEEVKGPSRKIALDAAGEWSKAALGFARSQGVEPEQFTFKELAGVEYIYATRSSAGVETAALLPEALSGIVSAMTFPKNMRWGAYEFKFVRPIRWMVALFGQEIMNLEIAGVKAGNVSRGHRFLGTETVITEPAQYVESMRSQHVLVDVQERQELILNQINKLAEEKSWTIAIKEDLLEEVLFLVETPTVLFGTFDEAFLNIPQEVLITSMREHQRYFPVFDAAGVLLPFFVTVRNGNAVSLDVIAKGNEKVLRARLSDAKFFYEEDQKLQISDALAKLETIVYQEELGSVGDKVRRIRRIADILAAKLQTEDQVAAEVSRTADICKFDLVTQMVGEFPELQGTMGEDYARKAGESEQVAQAVFEHYQPRFAGDLTPSTEAGAIVSIADKIDTIVGCFSIGIIPTGSQDPYALRRQAAGIVQIVLDRQWALSLSEIFAAALEVHGNSPRAKHSGDELRITLNEFFGLRVKRLLSDKVRYDVVDAVTASGFDDIVAVVGRSEALMAAVNGKADFKITVDSLTRVSNLAAKATAQAIDPALLKEAAEVELYATWQKLHAPYMEALASRDAETALSVLSGLKDDVTGFFDSVMVMAEDEQVRANRLALLAGIDRDSKAFADFGKLVW from the coding sequence GTGAGTAGAGATATTTTGTTCGAAATCGGTCTTGAGGAAATTCCGGCCCGCTTTATCCGGGCAGCGATGGAGCAGCTGCAAGAGCGCACCGTCAAATGGCTGGATGGCGCGCGGATAGCGCATGAGGAAGTTACTGCTTACGCTACACCGCGCAGACTGGCTGTATATGTGAAGGCTGCCGCCGAGAAACAGGAGGATGTCAGCGAAGAAGTTAAGGGTCCTTCCCGCAAAATCGCACTCGATGCAGCCGGGGAATGGAGCAAGGCTGCGCTTGGCTTTGCCCGCAGTCAGGGCGTGGAACCGGAGCAATTTACCTTCAAGGAACTGGCCGGAGTAGAGTATATCTACGCTACCCGCAGCAGTGCGGGAGTAGAGACAGCTGCGCTGCTGCCGGAAGCGCTCAGCGGAATCGTCAGCGCGATGACTTTTCCGAAGAATATGCGCTGGGGCGCTTACGAATTCAAATTTGTCCGTCCGATCCGCTGGATGGTAGCCTTGTTCGGACAGGAGATCATGAACCTTGAGATCGCAGGGGTGAAGGCTGGCAATGTCAGCCGTGGACACCGTTTCCTCGGAACTGAGACTGTAATAACAGAGCCGGCGCAGTACGTAGAGAGCATGCGCTCGCAGCATGTGCTTGTGGATGTGCAGGAGCGCCAGGAGCTGATCCTGAACCAGATCAACAAGCTGGCGGAAGAGAAGAGCTGGACGATTGCCATCAAGGAGGATCTGTTGGAGGAAGTTCTGTTCCTGGTTGAAACACCAACCGTGTTATTCGGTACTTTTGACGAGGCCTTCCTGAATATCCCTCAGGAAGTACTGATTACGTCCATGCGCGAGCATCAGCGGTATTTCCCGGTATTTGACGCCGCAGGCGTATTGCTGCCGTTCTTCGTCACCGTGCGCAACGGGAATGCCGTATCGCTGGATGTGATTGCCAAAGGGAATGAGAAGGTGCTCCGTGCCCGTCTGTCGGATGCGAAATTCTTCTATGAAGAAGACCAGAAGCTGCAGATCAGTGATGCGCTCGCCAAGCTGGAGACCATTGTCTATCAGGAAGAACTGGGCAGTGTCGGTGACAAGGTCCGCCGTATCCGCCGCATTGCCGATATCTTGGCTGCCAAGCTGCAGACAGAAGATCAAGTAGCTGCTGAAGTCAGCCGCACGGCTGATATCTGCAAGTTCGATCTGGTGACCCAAATGGTTGGAGAATTTCCTGAGCTGCAGGGTACGATGGGTGAGGATTATGCCCGCAAGGCCGGTGAATCGGAGCAGGTTGCCCAAGCGGTGTTTGAGCATTATCAGCCGCGATTTGCCGGTGATCTGACCCCGTCTACAGAAGCTGGTGCCATTGTCAGCATCGCTGACAAGATCGATACCATTGTAGGATGCTTCTCCATAGGGATTATTCCTACAGGCTCGCAGGACCCTTACGCGCTGCGCCGCCAGGCCGCCGGTATTGTGCAGATTGTACTGGATCGCCAGTGGGCACTTTCGTTGTCGGAGATTTTTGCAGCTGCGCTGGAGGTCCATGGAAATTCGCCGAGAGCGAAACATTCCGGGGATGAATTGCGTATAACCCTTAACGAGTTCTTCGGCCTGCGCGTGAAACGGCTGTTATCCGACAAGGTTCGCTATGATGTTGTGGATGCAGTCACTGCCTCAGGCTTTGATGATATCGTAGCTGTTGTCGGCCGAAGCGAGGCCTTGATGGCTGCTGTGAACGGCAAGGCTGATTTCAAAATCACCGTAGATTCACTCACCCGGGTAAGCAATCTGGCTGCCAAAGCCACGGCCCAAGCTATCGACCCTGCCTTGCTCAAGGAAGCGGCAGAAGTGGAGCTGTATGCGACTTGGCAGAAGTTGCATGCCCCTTATATGGAAGCCCTGGCTTCAAGAGACGCGGAAACGGCTCTGAGCGTGTTGTCCGGATTGAAAGATGATGTGACCGGATTCTTCGATTCCGTTATGGTTATGGCGGAAGACGAGCAGGTGCGGGCTAACCGGCTGGCGCTGCTGGCGGGAATCGACCGTGATTCCAAGGCTTTTGCCGATTTTGGCAAGCTTGTGTGGTAG
- the dnaG gene encoding DNA primase → MKVVALASGQGNIPEEVIESVLARHDIVDTVGKVVQLSKQGKYLWGLCPFHSEKTPSFTVTPDRGVFHCFGCGMGGNAIKFRMETEGLSFPEAVRIMAEESDIPVPEGKGGLMSPPDPERDRLIQAYEWSAKFYHYLLKNTEHGTAAMEYLRARNFSDKMIDQFQIGYAPDRWDTLVQFLEKRNFDPAEMEKGGLLSARGEGKGYVDRFRGRVIFPIANRTGKVIAFAGRILGEGQPKYLNSPESRLFNKSRILYNLHQSKASIRKTRQIVLFEGYGDVISAWEAGVHNGVATMGTSLTDGHVGLMKSLADEIVLAYDGDKAGQAAAVKAIPMLEEHGLKVKVALLPSGLDPDDFISKHGADRFMEQVMSSAVSSIKFKLIYLKKNHILLEEDGKIAYVKEALEVIATLHSSTEREVYLREIATELELSYDSLKQDCNLLRASLQKNIPEGDNNDKRWNNGRHKKGQVQTPVLLPAYHAAERRLLSLMIQDPEAATYVNDRLGEEFNIDDHAAIAAYLYAYYAQGKPPGISRFLSSLQDDRLEKTATSISMMDTPPDWSTQVLDDCIREVRRYPMQRKMDQKREEMIQAEKSGDFLRAAQIASEIITLERQ, encoded by the coding sequence ATGAAGGTGGTTGCATTGGCTAGCGGACAGGGAAATATTCCGGAAGAGGTTATCGAAAGCGTGCTGGCGCGTCATGATATTGTCGATACCGTCGGTAAAGTTGTCCAGTTGTCCAAGCAGGGGAAATATTTATGGGGCCTCTGCCCGTTTCATTCGGAGAAAACCCCTTCCTTCACCGTTACCCCCGACAGGGGGGTCTTTCATTGTTTTGGCTGCGGCATGGGAGGAAATGCCATCAAGTTCAGAATGGAAACCGAAGGGTTGTCCTTTCCCGAAGCAGTCCGAATTATGGCAGAAGAAAGTGATATTCCTGTACCTGAGGGTAAAGGAGGTCTGATGTCTCCCCCGGACCCGGAGCGGGACCGGCTGATCCAGGCATATGAATGGTCTGCAAAGTTCTATCATTACTTGCTGAAGAATACGGAACACGGCACAGCCGCAATGGAGTATTTAAGAGCCCGGAATTTCAGCGACAAGATGATTGACCAATTTCAGATCGGTTATGCCCCGGACCGATGGGACACACTGGTCCAATTTCTGGAGAAGCGGAACTTCGATCCGGCAGAGATGGAGAAGGGCGGACTGCTGTCCGCCAGAGGCGAAGGCAAAGGGTATGTGGACCGTTTCCGCGGCCGGGTGATCTTTCCGATTGCGAACCGCACCGGCAAGGTGATTGCTTTTGCCGGCAGAATTCTAGGGGAAGGCCAGCCGAAATATCTGAATTCCCCAGAGAGCCGTCTGTTCAACAAAAGCCGTATTCTGTACAACCTGCACCAATCCAAAGCATCCATCCGCAAAACGCGGCAAATCGTCTTATTCGAAGGCTACGGGGATGTCATTTCGGCTTGGGAGGCAGGCGTGCATAACGGTGTGGCTACGATGGGGACTTCACTGACAGACGGGCATGTGGGTCTGATGAAGAGTTTGGCCGATGAGATCGTGCTTGCATATGACGGTGATAAAGCGGGACAAGCTGCGGCCGTCAAGGCCATTCCGATGCTGGAGGAGCATGGTCTGAAGGTCAAGGTTGCGCTGCTGCCAAGCGGTCTGGACCCTGATGATTTTATCTCCAAGCATGGCGCAGACCGTTTCATGGAGCAGGTAATGAGCTCCGCCGTCTCATCCATAAAATTTAAGCTTATATATCTGAAAAAAAACCATATACTCCTAGAGGAAGACGGCAAAATTGCCTATGTCAAGGAGGCGCTGGAGGTTATTGCCACCCTGCATTCCTCAACGGAAAGAGAGGTTTATCTGCGGGAAATTGCCACCGAGCTGGAGCTGTCCTATGACAGCCTGAAGCAGGATTGCAATCTGCTGCGGGCCTCGCTGCAAAAAAACATCCCCGAAGGGGATAATAACGACAAAAGGTGGAATAATGGTAGGCATAAAAAAGGGCAAGTGCAGACACCTGTTTTGCTGCCTGCTTATCATGCTGCGGAGCGCCGATTACTGTCCCTGATGATCCAGGACCCGGAAGCGGCCACCTATGTAAATGACCGTCTCGGAGAAGAATTCAACATCGATGATCATGCGGCAATTGCTGCTTATCTATATGCCTATTACGCGCAAGGCAAACCACCCGGCATCAGCCGGTTCTTATCATCGCTGCAGGATGACCGCCTGGAGAAGACGGCAACCTCAATCTCCATGATGGATACCCCTCCGGACTGGAGTACGCAGGTGCTGGATGATTGTATTCGGGAAGTGCGGAGATATCCAATGCAGCGCAAGATGGACCAGAAGCGTGAAGAAATGATTCAGGCCGAAAAGTCAGGTGACTTTTTGCGTGCGGCACAAATAGCAAGTGAGATTATAACCCTAGAGAGACAATGA
- a CDS encoding YqzL family protein: MRNFSWKYFAMTGDVDAYLLYKEAGFPSEESVLPVEEEKACDEEAF; the protein is encoded by the coding sequence ATGCGGAATTTTTCGTGGAAGTATTTTGCAATGACTGGAGATGTCGATGCTTATCTGCTGTATAAGGAAGCCGGCTTTCCGTCTGAGGAGAGCGTTCTGCCAGTGGAGGAAGAGAAGGCCTGTGATGAAGAAGCGTTCTAA
- the cdd gene encoding cytidine deaminase — protein sequence MDSALLMQEAIKARARAYIPYSRFGVGAALLDLDGHVHHGCNVENAAYGPTNCAERTALFRAIADGHKAGSFQAIAVIADTDGPVSPCGVCRQVMIELCAPDMKVILGNMKGDMVETTVRDLLPGAFGPADLEQGQAPE from the coding sequence CACTGCTCATGCAAGAAGCGATTAAAGCCCGCGCCAGAGCTTATATTCCCTATTCCCGTTTCGGAGTAGGTGCAGCCCTGCTGGACCTGGATGGACATGTCCATCATGGCTGCAATGTGGAGAATGCGGCTTACGGCCCAACTAACTGCGCGGAGCGTACCGCATTGTTTCGTGCTATCGCTGATGGTCATAAAGCAGGTTCTTTCCAGGCTATCGCTGTGATTGCTGATACAGACGGACCGGTGTCTCCATGTGGCGTCTGCCGTCAGGTCATGATTGAACTCTGTGCGCCAGATATGAAGGTTATCCTTGGCAATATGAAGGGTGACATGGTCGAAACTACCGTTCGTGACCTGCTGCCAGGCGCTTTTGGCCCAGCGGATCTGGAGCAAGGACAAGCCCCTGAGTAA